A genomic segment from Mustela lutreola isolate mMusLut2 chromosome 15, mMusLut2.pri, whole genome shotgun sequence encodes:
- the NFE2L1 gene encoding endoplasmic reticulum membrane sensor NFE2L1 isoform X1 translates to MLSLKKYLTEGLLQFTILLSLIGVRVDVDTYLTSQLPPLREIILGPSSAYTQTQFHNLRNTLDGYGIHPKSIDLDNYFTARRLLSQVRALDRFQVPTTEVNAWLVHRDPEGSVSGSQPSSGLTLESSSGLQDVTGPDNGVRESETEQGFSEDLEDLGAVAPPVSGDLTKEDIDLIDILWRQDIDLGAGREIFDYSHRQKEQDVDKDVRDGAEQEDTWSGEGAEALARNLLVDGETGESFPAQVPGGEDQTALSLEECLRLLEATCPFGENAEFPADISSITEAVPSESEPPGLQNNLLSPLLTGTESPFDLEQQWQDLMSIMEMQAMEVNTSTSEILYSAPPGDPLSTNYSLAPNTPINQNVSLHQASLGGCSQDFSLFSPEAESLPVAGSSTLLPLVPSNSTSLNSTFGSTNLAGLFFPPQLNGTANDTAGPELPDPLGGLLDEAMLDEISLMDLAIEEGFNPVQASQLEEEFDSDSGLSLDSSHSPSSLSGSEGSSSSSSSSSSSSSSSSSSSSSASSSASSSFSEEGAVGYSSDSETLDLEEAEGAVGYQPEYSKFCRMSYQDPSQLSCLPYLEHVGHNHTYNMAPSALDSADLPPPGALKKGSKEKQADFLDKQMSRDEHRARAMKIPFTNDKIINLPVEEFNELLSKYQLSEAQLSLIRDIRRRGKNKMAAQNCRKRKLDTILNLERDVEDLQRDKARLLREKVEFLRSLRQMKQKVQSLYQEVFGRLRDENGRPYSPSQYALQYAGDGSVLLIPRTLADQQARRQERKPKDRRK, encoded by the exons ATGCTTTCTCTGAAGAAATACTTAACGGAAGGACTTCTCCAGTTCACCATTCTGCTGAGTTTGATTGGGGTGCGGGTGGACGTGGATACTTACCTGACCTCACAGCTTCCCCCGCTCCGGGAGATCATCCTGGGGCCCAGTTCTGCCTATACTCAGACCCAGTTCCACAACCTGAGGAATACCTTGGATGGCTATGGTATCCACCCCAAGAGCATAGACCTGGACAATTACTTCACTGCCCGGCGGCTCCTCAGTCAGGTGAGGGCCCTGGACAGGTTCCAGGTGCCGACCACTGAGGTCAACGCCTGGCTGGTCCACCGGGATCCAGAGGGGTCTGTCTCTGGCAGCCAGCCCAGCTCAGGCCTCACCCTCGAGAGTTCCAGTggcctccaagatgtgacaggcCCAGACAACGGGGTGCGAGAAAGCGAGACGGAGCAGGGATTCAGTGAAGATCTGGAGGATTTGGGAGCTGTAGCCCCTCCGGTCAGTGgagacctaaccaaagag GACATAGATCTGATTGACATCCTTTGGCGACAGGATATTGACCTGGGGGCTGGGCGTGAGATTTTTGACTATAGTCATCGCCAGAAGGAGCAGGATGTGGATAAGGACGTACGAGATGGAGCGGAGCAGGAGGACACCTGGTCAGGCGAGGGCGCAGAAGCTCTGGCGCGAAACCTGCTAGTGGATGGAGAAACTGGGGAGAGCTTCCCTGCACAG GTGCCTGGTGGGGAGGACCAGACGGCCCTGTCCCTGGAAGAGTGCCTTAGGCTGCTGGAGGCCACCTGCCCCTTTGGGGAGAATGCCGAG TTTCCAGCAGACATTTCCAGCATAACAGAAGCAGTGCCTAGTGAGAGTGAGCCCCCAGGTCTTCAAAACAACCTCTTGTCTCCTCTCCTGACGGGGACGGAGTCGCCATTTGATTTGGAGCAGCAGTGGCAAGATCTCATGTCCATTATGGAAATGCAG GCCATGGAAGTGAACACTTCGACGAGTGAGATCCTGTACAGCGCCCCTCCTGGAGACCCCCTGAGCACCAACTACAGCCTTGCCCCCAACACTCCCATCAATCAGAATGTCAGCCTGCATCAGGCGTCCCTGGGGGGCTGCAGCCAGGACTTCTCACTCTTCAGTCCTGAGGCGGAGAGCCTGCCTGTGGCCGGCAGCTCCACACTGCTCCCGCTGGTCCCCAGCAATTCCACCAGCCTCAACTCCACCTTTGGCTCCACCAACCTGGCGGGGCTCTTCTTCCCGCCCCAGCTCAACGGCACCGCCAACGACACGGCAGGCCCTGAGCTGCCCGACCCACTGGGGGGCCTGCTCGACGAAGCCATGCTGGACGAGATCAGCCTGATGGACCTGGCCATCGAGGAGGGCTTCAACCCCGTGCAGGCCTCCCAGCTCGAAGAGGAGTTCGACTCTGACTCAGGCCTCTCCTTGGACTCCAGCCATAGCCCTTCCTCCCTGAGCGGCTCCGaaggcagctcttcttcctcctcttcctcctcttcctcctcctcctcttcctcctcttcctcctcctctgcttcttcttcagcttcttcctccttttctgagGAAGGTGCTGTTGGGTACAGCTCTGACTCTGAGACCCTGGATCTGGAAGAGGCCGAGGGCGCTGTGGGTTACCAGCCCGAATACTCCAAGTTCTGCCGCATGAGCTACCAGGACCCGTCGCAGCTCTCCTGCCTGCCCTACTTGGAGCACGTGGGCCACAACCACACGTACAACATGGCGCCCAGCGCCCTCGACTCCGCCGACTTGCCACCGCCCGGCGCCCTCAAGAAAGGCAGCAAGGAGAAGCAGGCCGACTTCCTAGACAAGCAGATGAGCCGGGACGAGCATCGAGCCCGAGCCATGAAGATCCCCTTCACCAATGACAAAATCATCAACCTGCCGGTGGAGGAGTTCAACGAGCTGCTGTCCAAGTACCAGCTGAGCGAGGCCCAGCTGAGCCTCATCCGCGACATCCGGCGCCGGGGCAAGAACAAGATGGCGGCGCAGAACTGCCGCAAGCGCAAGCTGGACACCATCCTGAACCTGGAGCGGGACGTGGAGGACCTGCAGCGCGATAAAGCCCGGCTGCTGCGGGAGAAGGTGGAGTTCCTCCGGTCCCTGCGGCAGATGAAGCAGAAGGTCCAGAGCCTGTACCAGGAGGTGTTCGGGCGGCTGCGGGATGAGAATGGGCGGCCCTACTCGCCCAGCCAGTACGCACTCCAGTATGCCGGGGACGGCAGCGTCCTCCTCATTCCCCGCACCTTGGCTGACCAGCAGGCCCGGCGACAGGAGAGGAAGCCAAAGGACCGAAGAAAGTGa
- the CBX1 gene encoding chromobox protein homolog 1, producing the protein MGKKQNKKKVEEVLEEEEEEYVVEKVLDRRVVKGKVEYLLKWKGFSDEDNTWEPEENLDCPDLIAEFLQSQKTAHETDKSEGGKRKADSDSEDKGEESKPKKKKEESEKPRGFARGLEPERIIGATDSSGELMFLMKWKNSDEADLVPAKEANVKCPQVVISFYEERLTWHSYPSEDDDKKDDKN; encoded by the exons AtggggaagaaacaaaacaagaagaaagtggaggaggtgctagaagaggaggaagaggaatatGTGGTGGAAAAAGTTCTTGATCGTCGAGTGGTAAAGGGCAAAGTGGAGTACCTCCTAAAGTGGAAGGGGTTCTCAGA TGAGGATAACACGTGGGAGCCAGAAGAGAACTTGGATTGCCCTGATCTCATTGCCGAGTTTCTGCAGTCACAGAAAACAGCACATGAGACAGATAAATCAGAGGGAGGCAAACGCAAAGCTGACTCTGATTCTGAAGATAAGGGAGAAGAGAGCAaaccaaagaagaagaaagaagag TCAGAAAAGCCACGAGGCTTTGCCCGGGGTTTGGAGCCGGAGCGGATTATTGGAGCTACAGACTCCAGTGGAGAACTCATGTTCCTGATGAAATG GAAAAATTCTGATGAGGCTGACCTAGTCCCTGCCAAGGAAGCCAATGTCAAGTGCCCACAGGTGGTCATATCCTTCTATGAGGAAAGGCTGACGTGGCATTCTTACCCCTCGGAGGATGATGacaaaaaagatgacaagaatTAA
- the NFE2L1 gene encoding endoplasmic reticulum membrane sensor NFE2L1 isoform X3 — MLSLKKYLTEGLLQFTILLSLIGVRVDVDTYLTSQLPPLREIILGPSSAYTQTQFHNLRNTLDGYGIHPKSIDLDNYFTARRLLSQVRALDRFQVPTTEVNAWLVHRDPEGSVSGSQPSSGLTLESSSGLQDVTGPDNGVRESETEQGFSEDLEDLGAVAPPVSGDLTKEDIDLIDILWRQDIDLGAGREIFDYSHRQKEQDVDKDVRDGAEQEDTWSGEGAEALARNLLVDGETGESFPAQFPADISSITEAVPSESEPPGLQNNLLSPLLTGTESPFDLEQQWQDLMSIMEMQAMEVNTSTSEILYSAPPGDPLSTNYSLAPNTPINQNVSLHQASLGGCSQDFSLFSPEAESLPVAGSSTLLPLVPSNSTSLNSTFGSTNLAGLFFPPQLNGTANDTAGPELPDPLGGLLDEAMLDEISLMDLAIEEGFNPVQASQLEEEFDSDSGLSLDSSHSPSSLSGSEGSSSSSSSSSSSSSSSSSSSSSASSSASSSFSEEGAVGYSSDSETLDLEEAEGAVGYQPEYSKFCRMSYQDPSQLSCLPYLEHVGHNHTYNMAPSALDSADLPPPGALKKGSKEKQADFLDKQMSRDEHRARAMKIPFTNDKIINLPVEEFNELLSKYQLSEAQLSLIRDIRRRGKNKMAAQNCRKRKLDTILNLERDVEDLQRDKARLLREKVEFLRSLRQMKQKVQSLYQEVFGRLRDENGRPYSPSQYALQYAGDGSVLLIPRTLADQQARRQERKPKDRRK, encoded by the exons ATGCTTTCTCTGAAGAAATACTTAACGGAAGGACTTCTCCAGTTCACCATTCTGCTGAGTTTGATTGGGGTGCGGGTGGACGTGGATACTTACCTGACCTCACAGCTTCCCCCGCTCCGGGAGATCATCCTGGGGCCCAGTTCTGCCTATACTCAGACCCAGTTCCACAACCTGAGGAATACCTTGGATGGCTATGGTATCCACCCCAAGAGCATAGACCTGGACAATTACTTCACTGCCCGGCGGCTCCTCAGTCAGGTGAGGGCCCTGGACAGGTTCCAGGTGCCGACCACTGAGGTCAACGCCTGGCTGGTCCACCGGGATCCAGAGGGGTCTGTCTCTGGCAGCCAGCCCAGCTCAGGCCTCACCCTCGAGAGTTCCAGTggcctccaagatgtgacaggcCCAGACAACGGGGTGCGAGAAAGCGAGACGGAGCAGGGATTCAGTGAAGATCTGGAGGATTTGGGAGCTGTAGCCCCTCCGGTCAGTGgagacctaaccaaagag GACATAGATCTGATTGACATCCTTTGGCGACAGGATATTGACCTGGGGGCTGGGCGTGAGATTTTTGACTATAGTCATCGCCAGAAGGAGCAGGATGTGGATAAGGACGTACGAGATGGAGCGGAGCAGGAGGACACCTGGTCAGGCGAGGGCGCAGAAGCTCTGGCGCGAAACCTGCTAGTGGATGGAGAAACTGGGGAGAGCTTCCCTGCACAG TTTCCAGCAGACATTTCCAGCATAACAGAAGCAGTGCCTAGTGAGAGTGAGCCCCCAGGTCTTCAAAACAACCTCTTGTCTCCTCTCCTGACGGGGACGGAGTCGCCATTTGATTTGGAGCAGCAGTGGCAAGATCTCATGTCCATTATGGAAATGCAG GCCATGGAAGTGAACACTTCGACGAGTGAGATCCTGTACAGCGCCCCTCCTGGAGACCCCCTGAGCACCAACTACAGCCTTGCCCCCAACACTCCCATCAATCAGAATGTCAGCCTGCATCAGGCGTCCCTGGGGGGCTGCAGCCAGGACTTCTCACTCTTCAGTCCTGAGGCGGAGAGCCTGCCTGTGGCCGGCAGCTCCACACTGCTCCCGCTGGTCCCCAGCAATTCCACCAGCCTCAACTCCACCTTTGGCTCCACCAACCTGGCGGGGCTCTTCTTCCCGCCCCAGCTCAACGGCACCGCCAACGACACGGCAGGCCCTGAGCTGCCCGACCCACTGGGGGGCCTGCTCGACGAAGCCATGCTGGACGAGATCAGCCTGATGGACCTGGCCATCGAGGAGGGCTTCAACCCCGTGCAGGCCTCCCAGCTCGAAGAGGAGTTCGACTCTGACTCAGGCCTCTCCTTGGACTCCAGCCATAGCCCTTCCTCCCTGAGCGGCTCCGaaggcagctcttcttcctcctcttcctcctcttcctcctcctcctcttcctcctcttcctcctcctctgcttcttcttcagcttcttcctccttttctgagGAAGGTGCTGTTGGGTACAGCTCTGACTCTGAGACCCTGGATCTGGAAGAGGCCGAGGGCGCTGTGGGTTACCAGCCCGAATACTCCAAGTTCTGCCGCATGAGCTACCAGGACCCGTCGCAGCTCTCCTGCCTGCCCTACTTGGAGCACGTGGGCCACAACCACACGTACAACATGGCGCCCAGCGCCCTCGACTCCGCCGACTTGCCACCGCCCGGCGCCCTCAAGAAAGGCAGCAAGGAGAAGCAGGCCGACTTCCTAGACAAGCAGATGAGCCGGGACGAGCATCGAGCCCGAGCCATGAAGATCCCCTTCACCAATGACAAAATCATCAACCTGCCGGTGGAGGAGTTCAACGAGCTGCTGTCCAAGTACCAGCTGAGCGAGGCCCAGCTGAGCCTCATCCGCGACATCCGGCGCCGGGGCAAGAACAAGATGGCGGCGCAGAACTGCCGCAAGCGCAAGCTGGACACCATCCTGAACCTGGAGCGGGACGTGGAGGACCTGCAGCGCGATAAAGCCCGGCTGCTGCGGGAGAAGGTGGAGTTCCTCCGGTCCCTGCGGCAGATGAAGCAGAAGGTCCAGAGCCTGTACCAGGAGGTGTTCGGGCGGCTGCGGGATGAGAATGGGCGGCCCTACTCGCCCAGCCAGTACGCACTCCAGTATGCCGGGGACGGCAGCGTCCTCCTCATTCCCCGCACCTTGGCTGACCAGCAGGCCCGGCGACAGGAGAGGAAGCCAAAGGACCGAAGAAAGTGa
- the NFE2L1 gene encoding endoplasmic reticulum membrane sensor NFE2L1 isoform X2, with the protein MLSLKKYLTEGLLQFTILLSLIGVRVDVDTYLTSQLPPLREIILGPSSAYTQTQFHNLRNTLDGYGIHPKSIDLDNYFTARRLLSQVRALDRFQVPTTEVNAWLVHRDPEGSVSGSQPSSGLTLESSSGLQDVTGPDNGVRESETEQGFSEDLEDLGAVAPPVSGDLTKEDIDLGAGREIFDYSHRQKEQDVDKDVRDGAEQEDTWSGEGAEALARNLLVDGETGESFPAQVPGGEDQTALSLEECLRLLEATCPFGENAEFPADISSITEAVPSESEPPGLQNNLLSPLLTGTESPFDLEQQWQDLMSIMEMQAMEVNTSTSEILYSAPPGDPLSTNYSLAPNTPINQNVSLHQASLGGCSQDFSLFSPEAESLPVAGSSTLLPLVPSNSTSLNSTFGSTNLAGLFFPPQLNGTANDTAGPELPDPLGGLLDEAMLDEISLMDLAIEEGFNPVQASQLEEEFDSDSGLSLDSSHSPSSLSGSEGSSSSSSSSSSSSSSSSSSSSSASSSASSSFSEEGAVGYSSDSETLDLEEAEGAVGYQPEYSKFCRMSYQDPSQLSCLPYLEHVGHNHTYNMAPSALDSADLPPPGALKKGSKEKQADFLDKQMSRDEHRARAMKIPFTNDKIINLPVEEFNELLSKYQLSEAQLSLIRDIRRRGKNKMAAQNCRKRKLDTILNLERDVEDLQRDKARLLREKVEFLRSLRQMKQKVQSLYQEVFGRLRDENGRPYSPSQYALQYAGDGSVLLIPRTLADQQARRQERKPKDRRK; encoded by the exons ATGCTTTCTCTGAAGAAATACTTAACGGAAGGACTTCTCCAGTTCACCATTCTGCTGAGTTTGATTGGGGTGCGGGTGGACGTGGATACTTACCTGACCTCACAGCTTCCCCCGCTCCGGGAGATCATCCTGGGGCCCAGTTCTGCCTATACTCAGACCCAGTTCCACAACCTGAGGAATACCTTGGATGGCTATGGTATCCACCCCAAGAGCATAGACCTGGACAATTACTTCACTGCCCGGCGGCTCCTCAGTCAGGTGAGGGCCCTGGACAGGTTCCAGGTGCCGACCACTGAGGTCAACGCCTGGCTGGTCCACCGGGATCCAGAGGGGTCTGTCTCTGGCAGCCAGCCCAGCTCAGGCCTCACCCTCGAGAGTTCCAGTggcctccaagatgtgacaggcCCAGACAACGGGGTGCGAGAAAGCGAGACGGAGCAGGGATTCAGTGAAGATCTGGAGGATTTGGGAGCTGTAGCCCCTCCGGTCAGTGgagacctaaccaaagag GATATTGACCTGGGGGCTGGGCGTGAGATTTTTGACTATAGTCATCGCCAGAAGGAGCAGGATGTGGATAAGGACGTACGAGATGGAGCGGAGCAGGAGGACACCTGGTCAGGCGAGGGCGCAGAAGCTCTGGCGCGAAACCTGCTAGTGGATGGAGAAACTGGGGAGAGCTTCCCTGCACAG GTGCCTGGTGGGGAGGACCAGACGGCCCTGTCCCTGGAAGAGTGCCTTAGGCTGCTGGAGGCCACCTGCCCCTTTGGGGAGAATGCCGAG TTTCCAGCAGACATTTCCAGCATAACAGAAGCAGTGCCTAGTGAGAGTGAGCCCCCAGGTCTTCAAAACAACCTCTTGTCTCCTCTCCTGACGGGGACGGAGTCGCCATTTGATTTGGAGCAGCAGTGGCAAGATCTCATGTCCATTATGGAAATGCAG GCCATGGAAGTGAACACTTCGACGAGTGAGATCCTGTACAGCGCCCCTCCTGGAGACCCCCTGAGCACCAACTACAGCCTTGCCCCCAACACTCCCATCAATCAGAATGTCAGCCTGCATCAGGCGTCCCTGGGGGGCTGCAGCCAGGACTTCTCACTCTTCAGTCCTGAGGCGGAGAGCCTGCCTGTGGCCGGCAGCTCCACACTGCTCCCGCTGGTCCCCAGCAATTCCACCAGCCTCAACTCCACCTTTGGCTCCACCAACCTGGCGGGGCTCTTCTTCCCGCCCCAGCTCAACGGCACCGCCAACGACACGGCAGGCCCTGAGCTGCCCGACCCACTGGGGGGCCTGCTCGACGAAGCCATGCTGGACGAGATCAGCCTGATGGACCTGGCCATCGAGGAGGGCTTCAACCCCGTGCAGGCCTCCCAGCTCGAAGAGGAGTTCGACTCTGACTCAGGCCTCTCCTTGGACTCCAGCCATAGCCCTTCCTCCCTGAGCGGCTCCGaaggcagctcttcttcctcctcttcctcctcttcctcctcctcctcttcctcctcttcctcctcctctgcttcttcttcagcttcttcctccttttctgagGAAGGTGCTGTTGGGTACAGCTCTGACTCTGAGACCCTGGATCTGGAAGAGGCCGAGGGCGCTGTGGGTTACCAGCCCGAATACTCCAAGTTCTGCCGCATGAGCTACCAGGACCCGTCGCAGCTCTCCTGCCTGCCCTACTTGGAGCACGTGGGCCACAACCACACGTACAACATGGCGCCCAGCGCCCTCGACTCCGCCGACTTGCCACCGCCCGGCGCCCTCAAGAAAGGCAGCAAGGAGAAGCAGGCCGACTTCCTAGACAAGCAGATGAGCCGGGACGAGCATCGAGCCCGAGCCATGAAGATCCCCTTCACCAATGACAAAATCATCAACCTGCCGGTGGAGGAGTTCAACGAGCTGCTGTCCAAGTACCAGCTGAGCGAGGCCCAGCTGAGCCTCATCCGCGACATCCGGCGCCGGGGCAAGAACAAGATGGCGGCGCAGAACTGCCGCAAGCGCAAGCTGGACACCATCCTGAACCTGGAGCGGGACGTGGAGGACCTGCAGCGCGATAAAGCCCGGCTGCTGCGGGAGAAGGTGGAGTTCCTCCGGTCCCTGCGGCAGATGAAGCAGAAGGTCCAGAGCCTGTACCAGGAGGTGTTCGGGCGGCTGCGGGATGAGAATGGGCGGCCCTACTCGCCCAGCCAGTACGCACTCCAGTATGCCGGGGACGGCAGCGTCCTCCTCATTCCCCGCACCTTGGCTGACCAGCAGGCCCGGCGACAGGAGAGGAAGCCAAAGGACCGAAGAAAGTGa